The Drosophila sechellia strain sech25 chromosome 2R, ASM438219v1, whole genome shotgun sequence nucleotide sequence GTCCGGCTGGCTGATGCGgattgaaaacaaaacaaacagagCTTAGACAACTCACAACAATGCGGTCGTTGGACGCGCAGGCGCGCAGCGGGGGCGCTTAATATGCAGCCAGCGTAGCTGGCAAGTCGAAGATGTATACCCATATACCCATGCCATAtagccagcagcagctggcgTCTTTCGTTCTTGCTGTCGCTCAACTGATCAACTGgtttaacaataaaaacaaagctcAGGCGGCGTTGGCGTTGCTTGAACGTTCAACAGAAACGAAAAAGTTACCGTCTTTTTGTTGCTTCTCTCATGCGCTGCCATCGATTGTCGGGGCTTGGCTTTCTTTGAgggaaaaaatatacaaactcACTTAGAAACTATAAAAAATGGTAATTTGTACGCTTTGCCTTTTTCTCCGCTTCTTGCTCAATCGTATGTCTCACACGCGCTTCTAATGTCTGGATACGATACATAAGCTCGTTCAAGATGATGGCATATAAAAAGCTACACGAGTTTTTCAATTGACTTGGAAAGTGGCAAGCGACTGCCAGCATGCCTCAAAGGGGGGCGAGCCCCAGCGAAAAGTGGGCGTGAtgggcaacaacaatggctcaCTGTTTTTTGGCTCTCGGCTTTGCCACACTTTTGATGAATTAGCCGTTTTTTCCATCGAGTGTCGGGGTTTGGAAAATTgagttgcagctgcagcttttGATGGAAATGGTTGGCAGGGAGCGAGAGGAAGTTCGTTGAGCCGGATCATACCCAGCTGAGACTCATTAAAACACCACTTGAACCACGATTCGTGTTATACCGCCTCTAAGTGCAGGTCAATAAGTGGAGTTGTTGTCTGATTTTCAAGTCCAAGCCAGTTGATGCCTTTGTGTGATGCTATTGGAGGAAAGTGGCTGGAGGAGCTTGATCGATGGGGATTATCAAACGGggtaattgatttatttaaataaaaaaaaaattacttcCCATACCGGGAATCGAACCCGGGCCTTCTGGGTGAAAGCCAGATATCCTAGCCACTAGACCATATGGGATATGTTTTATATTCTTCCTAGTTATGTAATGGTTCTTGTATATTTTCCTTGTTAAAATTGGTACGTGTACTTTATAAGGAATTTTATGCCTTGttaatttttgaatttataaatagaaaatatacTCTGGTGACTTTACAACATGTCCTAAGAGGCAGACTAAGGACAGACTTTAGCCACCGTTCACACAAGTCCCATATTGTCTAGTGGTTAGGATATCCGGCTCTCACCCGGAAGGCCCGGGTTCGATTCCCGGTATGGGAAACTTTTTTGCCtaattttgctttttttttgtttgttaccATCATAGGGTTAATAATTTAAGGCTTTGTTAAAGGGGTTGGTATACTTATTGACTGATCATTACATATGTATTCATTCCATATCTCAATTttgtcgttttttttttatagttttccTGGGTTAAGCAAAATAATGGAACAAATAAACGCAAGCATTCAATTCATACAAATGTTGGCGAACAAAACGAGTCTTTGCTACGACACAGACAGCCTCCCATATGGTCTAGTGGCTAGGATATCTGGCTTTCACCCAGAAGGCCCGGGTTCGATTCCCGGTATGGGAAgagtactttttttttatatttgtttactGCTTCAAATTGGCGTTCAGCCCgggaaaataattgaattattttgaGCAGTCTATTGCAATCGGTAATTCTgtatttatgtttgtttttgcttttctagtgtgttttatttttttgcaattgCCTAGCGCCACCAATTGATGCCAATCGGACACGCTACGAAATAATTCGAGACTTTTTTATTGCCGTTGCTTTTCGTTGCCCCAAGTTGTCAATTGTTgatgtttgtgcttatgtagaaagaaataaaagaaaagaaaaaggagGGAAAAACGGTTTTGTTAACGACGGGCAAAAGCTCAAAGAGCCAGAGTACTTAACTTTTGTTAAACCGAAAATTAGGCATGCCCAGAATTGCAACATGTACtggaagcaacagcaacaacgacaATAGCCTGCCGCAAAACGTGTGGCAAGCgaaaagcagcaacaataaaacgggCACAATGCCTTGACTGAGTTTTGAACGTTTTttcagtttctttttttttatagtaGATACGGAAAATTGCTTTTTCATTGTTGCAGTAACCAATTTTTTGGCTGTTATCGTTGTTATTTACAAGCTGACTTGGCAAAcggaaaatcaatttttaattgcaacaaATTTGAGAGAGCTCCGGGACAGGCAAATTgcgagttggccaaaaaagacaAACTAAAGTAAGCGTTAACGAAAAACAATTGGCATTTTGAGTCAGAAACGGGTTTAACGGTATCGCAGAGGCAGCTGCATTATCTTTTGAGGAAGCACGCCGCCACATGTCAAAGGGGGACAGCAACAATATGTCAAAATCTCGATGAGCGGAGCACTGAACCGTTGTAATTAGCATACGGCCGCGTGCGTGCGTGCAACAGAGAGCACAATAGAGGCACTTTCGATTATTGAACTTGTTAAATTCCGCATTTCTCTGTTTGCGTTCGGTGCTtagattgtttattatttggtATTGCGCTTACCCTTTTGCGTTGGTTGTTTAGCTGGAAATGATCTCCTTCATTTGCTGCGAACAAGCGAACAATTAATTTCATTAGAAGTATCCAACAAATGCGAATCCAACACGAGATATAGTAAAGTGTGAGCAAATAAGATAAGCAACACCGCGTGGGGAAAGAGAGAGAGGAGCTGTCGGTGAGAGCGAGAACGACGCGAGTTGTTGGCGGAAACTCCTgtcgcagcaacaacaactacagaACGGCGACAATTACGGCgctttattgattttttacAAAACAACTATTCGGATACGAATCGTGCCGTTTGCATTTGAAACTCGACTTCCAGCGTATTTCGAGATTATTTAATGCACAACAAAACGGAGCACAAAAGAATTTCGCACACCAGCACAAGTTTTAAGCACTCACGCACAGACACACATACGATGCGACTTCAATGTCAACTTcacttttttgtatttctatttATTGCTTCGgctatttttgttttctttagcAGTATTTAGTACTTGGAATTTAGTATTTAACTGCACTTTATTACCCGTCAATCTGCACACATCCGCGCGCTCGTTGGTTGAGAACCAAAAAATTCAACCGCtactttgcttttggccaagcGCGCTTTTCCCACAGCTGTTTCCCCTAAGCGATAAAGCGCAGCGACAACTACCAGTCGCCTGCCTATCGATTTGACCCAGGTAGGGGAGCAACTAGCTCTGCCAATCGAACTGGTTCCGAgctgaaattcaaaaattttatcgATAAGATAACGTTTAGCTACACCCCTTTGGATATGTTTTCTACATGTCGacttacatttaattttaaaaacttGGCAGTTAGTTTTGAATACAAATTAAAGGTACCTTTTTAATAAGAAAATTGGCTGGtttcttctgtttttgtttaacaAGTGATATATCGCACCACATTTGCACGCTCTTTTAATGCTCTTAAATATATCGctctttaatattataatattttattctgtatttagGTTCTTAAGCTtcgttttaaaaaatattgctCGTCTATTTCCTTGAATGCTGTATtagcttttaaaatatttaatatatataaacttatAAAGAACATGAgtatttttttaaatcccTTTATTGGATCAACTTAAAAGCTTAGTAAATAAATGTGTTTAACCATGGTTAACCAAATTAATATCCTAATTACCGATGCTCAACCCGAATTTCTGTGGCGCCGCCGGAAGCAGTTATTCACATTGGGCTTAACACCCTGACATCTATTGTTCCAAGCCACCCAGGCGGAGAATCCTTGCTGTTTCCTTATGTACTTCGCACAGGCAATGGAATACCGGATATCGTCGCTCAACAGCAGGCGGCAGGGCAAGCGACAGAGATCGTTGGAGGGACGCCCATCCGCCGGCTTGCACCAGTAGCGATCGTTGATCTGGAAGAGACCCCAGTCTACGGATCCATCCACGTTCGAAGGATTGATGGCTTTCGTGTTGAAGGAGCTCTCGCCCTCCACGAGGCACAGCCAGTCGGGCAGCTCGTTGTAGGCCATTCCATAGCGATAGAGCTGCCGGGCCAAACTGCATCTGCCCACCTGGCGGCCAGTGGCCAGTGATAGCGATAATAGCACCAGCAGCCAAATGGGCCACATCTTCTAGAAACAATGCAGGCTTATAATGGTAACTCGAAGCTTATATAGCCATCGAGTTTGCTGTGAGATTCGGAACTCGACTTGGACCAATCTAATTTTTACAAGCACTCATTTGGACAGCTCTGAAGTGTGGCCCACACTCGAGCATAAATAATGAACACTAGGCGACAAAGATTGGAAGCCAAAACAATCTTTAATTcctctcatttttttttagctatttcGGAAAGGTTTCTTTGAGAAATCAgtaga carries:
- the LOC6609401 gene encoding lysozyme P gives rise to the protein MWPIWLLVLLSLSLATGRQVGRCSLARQLYRYGMAYNELPDWLCLVEGESSFNTKAINPSNVDGSVDWGLFQINDRYWCKPADGRPSNDLCRLPCRLLLSDDIRYSIACAKYIRKQQGFSAWVAWNNRCQGVKPNVNNCFRRRHRNSG